The following nucleotide sequence is from Staphylococcus chromogenes.
TTTAGACGATGCGGTGCACTCTATCGAAATGGCTTATGGCGTTCGGATACAACGGTTGTATGCCCACGATTTGACCTATCCTATCTTACCATTCCATTTAAAACAGATGGTGAATATTTTATTAGAAAATGCCGTGAAACATAACACCTCAGAGGTGCATATTTCTATAAGCGCCTCAAAATTAATTAATGGCATAGAACTGCGTGTTCATGATGATGGTATGGGGATTTCTAAAGACGCGCAACAACATATTTTTAAACGTTTCTACCGCGGTAACGTTGTCCAAAAAGGCTCAGGCATTGGGCTGTCACTTTTACAAGCGCGTGTTCAACAATATGGTGGGACAATTGAAGTCATTTCCAAAGAAGAAAAAGGAACAACTTTTTTAATAAAACTTTAAAATTTTCAGGTTCATTTCAGTTTTCTTCAGTATATTAACCTTATTAAGAAAACAAGGGGTTGATATACATGCCATTACATCCATTATTAGTACACTTCCCAATCGCATTATTAACATTTGCGACATTTTTGGCACTATTAGCTGTTATTTTGAAGAAAAAAGATTTATCCTTTTCATTAGCACTTTTACTTATCGTAGGGATGGTCACAGGGGCCATTAGTTACTTACTTGGCGATAGCGGAGAAGCATACGCGATGCAACATTTTAATCCACAGCATGTAGAAAGTTTGGTTCACTTACACGAAACGTTCGCAATGTTAGCATTGATTGTTTACGGTTTAGCAACAGTGATCCAACTTGGGGGAATGTGGTTTAAAAACTACGCCACTTATTCAAAATGGGGCGTACTCATTTTAACAATTATCGGATTTGGACTGCTCATCATTACGGGACATCTCGGCGCGAGCATTACTTACGGAAATTAAGGGAGGATACGGCTATGGCAAGAAATTATTATTTCCACCATGTAGAACATCGAAAATCTCAAAAAAGTTCTAAAAAGACGTTATGGGCATCACTCATCATTACACTCTTTTTCACAATTGTAGAATTTGCAGGAGGGATTATTTCTAACTCTCTTGCTTTACTTTCAGATTCATTTCACATGTTGAGTGATGTCGTTGCGCTTGGTTTATCCATGGTGGCCATCTATTTTGCCAACCGTAAACCGACCGCAAGATTCACATTTGGTTATTTACGCTTTGAAATTATCGCAGCCTTTTTAAACGGGTTAGCTTTAGCATTGATTTCGCTTTGGATTTTTTATGAAGCTATCGTGCGCATCATTTATCCAAAACCTGTTGAAAGTGGACTTATGTTGGTCATTGCGACAATTGGTCTGATTGTGAACATTATTTTGACACTCATTTTGATGCGTTCACTCAAAAATGAAAATAACATCAACATTCAAAGTGCATTATGGCATTTTTTAGGCGACTTGTTGAATTCTGTCGGTGTCATTGTCGCGGTGGTGTTAATTTATTTTACGGGTATCCAATTGATTGACCCAATTTTAAGTATAGTGATTGCGGTAGTCATTTTACGCGGGGGCTATAAAATCATGCGAAATGCCGTGTTGATTTTAATGGAATCTGTACCTGAACATTTAGATACAGATGAAATTATGGACGATATGAAACAAGTGGACCAAATTCTAGATGTCCATGAATTTCATCTTTGGTCGATTACGACAGAACACTATTCTTTAAGTGCCCATGTCGTATTAGACAGTAAAAATGGGAAAGATGCTTATGAAACGATCAATAAGTTAGATCGTTTACTCAAAGAAAAATACGGCTTAGCTCATACAACACTTCAAATAGAGCACTTAGAAGTCAATCATCTCGACGAAGCTTATTTTGAAGAAATTAAATAAAAGTATAAAGTAAAAGCAAGTTGAAAGCGGATCAACTTGCTTTTTATGTTGTGTTTTTAAACCGAATACGGAAGTGTATAGTGGTATGATGGTGAGAAAGGGGGAGTTGGATGTTTGGGACGTTTTATAATGTCATTATGATTGTTATTGGCAGTCTGATTGGCGCAATGTTGAAAAAAGGGTTACAAGAGGCTTACCATACAATATTAATGCAAGCAATGGGACTTGTAGCTATAGGTCTTGGAATAAACGCAATCGTTCAACATTTACCTAAGAGCGACTTTCCTATTTTGTTTATTGTGAGTTTAGCGATAGGCAGTGTGATTGGCCAAATGTTGCAGCTCGAACAACGATTTCAAATAGGCGTCGCACGTTTTTCAAAAGGTAATTTGGCAGAAGGTTTAGCGACCGCTGTCTTACTTTACTGTATTGGGGCGTTGTCCATTTTAGGCCCGGTTGAAGCAGCATTGCATGGTGACTATACATATTTATTAGCTAACGGGACGCTCGATGGTATTACGTCTATTGTGTTAGCTTCAACGTTTGGGATAGGGATTGCTTTTTCCGCTATTGCGGTCTTCCTCTGGCAAGGGGGCATTTATGTGGTGGCGTTGTTTATGAAAACCAGTTTGAGTTTGTCTTTGATGAATGAAATTCAAATTATTGGAGGCATTTTAATTTTAGCAACGGGTCTTAATATTTTAGGAATGGTAAAAATCAAAACCATGAATATGTTGCCGGCATTAGTCATACCACTCGTTTTTTTCATGTTGTTAAATCTTTTCTAAATGACTGTGAAGGCTTGCCAGCAAAAGTTTTTAAGAAACGGTGCATCTCTGTGATTAAGACAAATCGTTGATATCAATACAAACATTTATTTAAAATTAGAAAGCCATCAAAATTGACTAATAAATCAATTTTGATGGCTATTTTAATGAAACAAAAAAGCGTCGTTCATCATGAATGTTCGGTGTTTTGTGTCGCGTTATGTTTGGCTTCAGGTTTGTTGCGACCCGCAAGTAGTAACAACCATGTCACGAGGACGAATGGAAGTGTTAAGATCGGAAGACCGAACGGTTCAAAAAGGGTTGCGATTGCCCCATAAAACATAGGTGTCATAACAATGACAAGCACAAACATCAAGTAGCGATTCCAAAATGTGAGTTGTCGGAACGTCACGGCTAGCGCAAGCACACCTAAAATCAAGTTATAACCAAATAAGCCATGGTTGAGTGACATGATGTCTGAACCAAGTAAGTAAACAAATACGAGGGAAAGCGCATTGGCGATAACAACGAACACGCCTGCCCATCGAGAAGCGACGAAAAAGGCTACGATGATAAGAATTCCTGAAATCACATTTTCCACTAAGAAAATTTGACTAATGCCATTAAAAAACGCTGCAATCGGATGTAACGGTTGTGTTAAATCAATCGCGTTCACATGTTTAAGCGGAAGTAACTTCACGGTGCTTTTTAAAAAGCCAAACTGTGAATTCATTAAGAGCACAATCCAAGTGACGACCACAAATGGCATTGTCAATTCAGGTAAGCCTATGTGCTTCAGTACACTTTGCATCGCTTTCGCAAAAGGCATCGCAAGTAATACTGCGAGGAGTGACACGATGAGGGTTTGCCAAGTCATAATCATAAAAATAGAGAGCGCAATTGCTACAAGGACACTGTTAAATCCTGCTAATCCTGAATGAATTTCTTCTTTTGTATAGCCGAACCACGGTGCAGTAAGTAAACTGAGAAGACTTCCAATCATCGCAGCCAAGCCTACTTTCCAATCTCCAATCCATAACGCAATTAAAATGAGTAATCCTGTCCAGACATTTTCAAGTAACACCACTTGAGAAATGTTTTTCAAAAAAGTTTGAAGTGACAACGGCATAAACATTCCTTCTTTCTAAATCATTGTGCGATAAAGCGAAAAATAAATTATTGTTTCATAACTTTAGGAAACGTGTATTGTATATTTAGTTGATTATTTCTTTGGGAAATACTTTTCAATAATAACATAATTATTTGAAGAGCGTCATTTAAAGGATTATAATTTGTATGTAAGTTTTTTCAAATTCCATTGAGGAGTGAGGGTTATTAATGAATTTTACACAGCGTGAACAAGATAAATTAATGATTGTTGTTGCTGCTGATTTAGCACGACGACGTAAAGAACGCGGCTTAAAATTAAATCATCCAGAAGCAGTCGCTTTAATTAGTTACGAAATTTTAGAAGGCGCGAGAGACGGTAAGTCTGTCGCTGAATTAATGAGTTACGGTCGAGAAATTTTAAGTAAAGAGGATGTTATGGAAGGTGTCGAATCGATGGTCACAGATATTGAAATCGAAGCGACATTTCCAGATGGTACAAAACTTGTAACCATTCACCATCCAATTGTATAGGGGGGCCAATGATGAAACCAGGTGAAATTATCGTTCAATCCACTGAAATTATGATTAACGAAGGTAGAGAAAATACAAAAATTAAAGTGAAAAATAGTGGGGACCGCCCAATTCAAGTCGGTTCACATTATCACTTTTTTGAAGCAAACCCAGCATTAGACTTTGACCGTGAACAAGCTTACGGTAAACATTTAGATATTCCAGCAGGGGCGGCTGTCCGCTTTGAACCAGGCGATGAAAAAGAAATCCGTCTCGTACGTTATGCGGGCGATCAAAAAATATACGGATTCCATGGTGAAGTGGACGGACCACTTGATCAATCACGCATTACAGAGCCGAATATGAAAGAGGGGAGTGAAGTCAAATGAGTTTCAAAATGACTGAATCACAATATACAAGCCTATACGGACCGACAGTAGGGGATTCGATTCGTTTAGGAGATACCAATCTTTTTGCGAAAGTTGAAAAAGACTACGCCAACTACGGAGATGAAGTGGCATTTGGTGGTGGTAAATCTATCCGTGATGGTATGGGACAAAATCCAAATGCGACACGAGACGATAAAAGAGTGGCAGATTTAGTCATTACAAATGCAGTCATCATTGACCACGATAAAGTCGTGAAAGGCGACATTGGTGTGAAAAATGGCTACATTATGAAAATTGGTAAAGCCGGCAACCCGGATATTATGGATGATGTCGATATTATCATCGGGGCTTCTACTGAAATTATTGCAGCAGAAGGGAACATCATTACAGCAGGTGGTATCGATACACACGTACATTTTATTAACCCAGAACAAGCAGAAATCGCACTTGAGAGCGGAATCACAACACAAATTGGTGGGGGGACAGGAGCGACTGAAGGCACAAAAGCGACGACAGTTACACCGGGACCATGGCACATTCACCGCATGCTTCAAGCAGCTGAAGCACTACCAATCAATATTGGTTTTACAGGGAAAGGCCAAGCGGTTAACCCTACCGCACTCATCGAACAAATTCATGCAGGTGTCATTGGCTTAAAAGTGCACGAAGACTGGGGTGCAACACCTTCAGCATTACGTCATGCATTAGAAGTAGCGGATGAATATGACATTCAAATCGCGCTTCACGCCGATACCTTAAACGAAGCGGGATTCATGGAAGATACGATGAAAGCTATTGGTGACAAAGTATTGCATATGTATCATACAGAAGGGGCCGGCGGTGGCCACGCACCAGACTTAATTAAAGCGGCATCATACCCTAACATTTTACCTTCTTCAACAAACCCAACATTGCCATATACACACAATACGGTAGATGAACATCTCGACATGGTTATGATTACGCACCACTTAAATGCATCTATTCCAGAAGACGTTGCATTTGCGGATTCACGTATTCGTAAAGAAACGATTGCAGCGGAAGACGTTCTCCAAGATATGGGCGTATTCAGTATGGTAAGTTCAGACTCCCAAGCGATGGGTCGCGTAGGGGAAGTTATTACACGAACTTGGCAAGTCGCACATCGTATGAAAGAACAACGTGGACCGCTAGAAGGTGACGGTGAATATAACGACAACAATCGTATCCGTCGTTACATTGCAAAATATACGATTAATCCTGCGATTACACATGGTATTTCAGATTATGTAGGTTCTATAGACGAAGGCAAATTAGCCGACTTAGTGATGTGGGATCCTCGCTTCTTCGGTGTGAAACCGGCATTAGTCGTAAAAGGCGGACTTATCAATGTTGCGATTAACGGTGATGCGAACGGTTCTATCCCAACATCCGAACCTATTAAATATCGTCCAATGTATGGTCAATACGGTGGCAACATACAAAGTACGTCATTAACATTTGTGTCACAAGCGGCTTATCAAGACGGTATTCGTCGTACACTCGATTTAAAACGTCATGTGCGTCCAGTGAAAAACATCCGAAACCTCTCTAAAAAAGATATGGTGAACAACGACGCACTTCCAAAACTTGATGTAGATCCAGAAACATATGAAGTGTTTGTAGACGGTGAAAAAATCACAAGTGAAGCGGCAACTGAATTACCATTAACACAACGTTACTTCTTATTCTAATCACATCATCTATAGATAAAAATGCTTGCAATATTGGTTTTAAAATCTATGTTGTAAGCATTTTTTTTGCTTTTTTAGAATTCACTTTTATTTGGCACTTGCACATAATTAAATTAAAAATTTAAGTCAGTTAAGCATAAGGTAGGAAGTTGTGAAACTGATAAAAATTTAGCCTCTAAATAGAATAAAAGAATGTCTTGTATAGTCATTTTAGACATGATAAATTTAAAAATAGGCTTTATCAACGTAACGATTACGATTTATAAAAAGAAGATAAGAGGTGTACACATGATTTTGTCTGACAATGACATCAAAGCATATATTCAATCTGGAGCGCTTAAAGTGACGCCTTTTTACACATCACATGTAGAACCGGCCTCTATCGATTTAACGTTAGCAGATCATTTTTTAAAGCCGATACATCCTAAAAATGGAACGCAAAAACTCAGTGAACCAATTCAATATGAAGATGTTTATCAAGAGAGCGTTGTCGTGCCAGCACATGGTTTTATTTTAGCGACAACTGCAGAGTATTTGGCGTTACCTGACAATTTAACAGGATTTGTCGAAGGCCGCAGCTCCATTGGGCGTGCGGGATTATTTATTCAAAATGCAGGTTGGATTGATCCCGGTTTTGAAGGCGCCATTACGTTGGAACTATATAATGCCAACGACTTCCCACTAGAAATTGAAAAAGGTCAACGTATTTGTCAAATTGTGTTAGCTGAAACAAAAACTACGCCAAATCATATCTATGCTGGGAAATATCAAGGACAGGCCACAACCACAGGCAGTCGTGTTTTTAGAGACTGGATGAAGGATGGTGACTATTAATGGAGATTGTTATCGTGACCGGTTTTTTAGGTGGCGGCAAAACGTCAACGCTAAACTTTTTGATTCAAGATACTTTGGATCAAAACTTAAAGCCCGCCGTTATTATGAATGATTTTGGCGAACGTAATGTGGACCAACATTTTATTCACGAACCAATACATATTAAAGCAATGACGAACGGCTGTATTTGTTGTACTTTTAAAAAAGATGTCGCTGCACAACTCCATGAAATATATCTTGAACATCAACCAGATATTATTTTCATCGAGTGCAGTGGTCTTGCGCATCCATTAGAAGTTTACGATGCGTGTTTAACACCTGTATTAACACCTCTAATTGAGCGTGTGCGCATGATTGGTGTGATTGATGCATCAGTTTATTATCAAAAAGAGGATTATCCTGAAGATATTCAAACACTTATTAAAGAACAAACGCAATTTTGTAGTCATTTAATTTTGAATAAAATAGATTTAATGGAAACAGAAGCGCTTCTCAACGTGGTTAATCGTTTAGAAATAGATTATCCAGAAATTCCTTATTTGCTCACACAACATGGAGAAGTCACACTCGCAGAAATGCCTGAACAAACCGTGATTGCTAAAGAAGAGCGCCCTAAAACGCATGGGGCATTGACGCAATGTTTCCATGAATTTAATAAACCGATTAAACAATCTGCATTGATTGAAGGACTCAAACAACTTGAAGGTCATGTTTATCGTGTGAAAGGCTTTTTAGAACTGGAAGGCATGGACCAACCCTGCATCATGCAATATGTTCCTGGACATCTTGAACTCAAACCGTGTCAACTGGATATGCCGTCGTATCTCGTTGTCATAGGTTATGAGTTGTGTCAGACGAGAGTGAACAATACGTTTGATGATATTGAATTTGCCTCATAATAAAAATTACAGCAGTGAATTTACATGCATCATAAAAGCCATCCTAATTCGTCTCTATATGAATTGGGGTGGCTGTTTGAGTTCAGGAACTTGCGAATACCGTCTATATTTTTCCATCACACTATGCAGGAGGTGCATTGACTAAACTCATTATTAAAGTGAAACTTTTTGATGTAGATTTACTTATATTAGTATTGTTCATTATGCTATTTACTGTGCTGAATATCCTCGAATTGAAAAAATAGCGCATTGTGTAAGCACTAAGTGAAAAGTTGAGCAAGCGCTTTCAAAGTGATAAAATAGAAGTGTAGAGTTAGACGTAAAAAGAAATTGAGAGGTGATATTTCATGTATGAACATGTACTTGTCCCATATGATTTTGGAAATAGTTTCAAAAATGTACCAGAACAACTTAAAAAATTAACTCAAGGCGCTTCAACGTATAAAATTGTGATTTTTAATGTCATCTCTGAAAATGAACTTGCCAACTATGTGCGTTACCAAGGCAAACATTTCGAAGATGTCGTTCAAGAGAAAAAAGAAGAAATGCGACCATTTTTAAAAACTTTAGAAGATCAAGGTTTAGATTATCAAATTAAATTTACAACAGGAAGTCCAACAAACGAAATCGTCAATGAAATTGAAGGCGAAGGTTATGATATTGTCGTGATGAGTAATAAACGCTCAGAAGTAGATATCAAGCATGTGTTAGGTCATGTTACACATAAAATCGCCAAACGCGTCAATGTTCCTGTATTGATTATTAAATAAGACGAATGCAAATAAAAATTTAGAAGGTGAATGTGCAACCGTAGTTGTGCGTTCACTTTTTTTGATATGAATCTTATTTACACTTTACATTGTTAAAGTGTTTTCATATAATGAACAAGTGATTTTAAAAAGGAATTCCATTAAATATTCTGAATATTTAATATAATACGGTTACTGACATAGAAAGGGAATTTTAAGTGAAAAAATTTGTAGTAATTTCAGGGTTGATGTTGTTTTCTTTGTTTTTTGGTGCGGGAAATCTCATTTTTCCACCCATGCTCGGTCATATCTCAGGAGATTTCGTTTGGCGTGCCATGTCCGGCTTTATGGTAACAGGAATCTTGTTACCGTGTTTAGCAGTGATTATTGTGGCTTATTATAACGAAGGGGTTGAAAGTATTGGGAACCGGATTCATCCTATCTTTGGCGTGACGTTTGCTTTTATTGTTTATTTAACGGCAGGGGCTTTTTATGGTATCCCAAGAGCGTCGAATGTGGCATATGAAATCGGCGTCGCACCGATTTTACCGGTACAAAATACATTTACGCTTGTAAGTTTTGCCATCATATTTTTTATAGTTGTAACATTTTTAGCGTTGTATCCAACACGTATTATGGATATATTAGGCAAGTATTTAACACCTATCTTACTCTTTATTATCGGTTTATTGTGTGTTTTAGCGATTGTGAATACCCATCATGCTCCAGGGCGTGCACAAGGTAAGTTTACTTCACAACCTGTCTTAAATGGGATTCTTGAAGGATATTATACGATGGATGTTTTAGCGGCTTTGATTTTTTCTGTTGTCATTGTGAATCAGTTTAAAGGGCAAGGGATAACTTCAGCACGACATATCACTCTACGCGTGTTACAAGCGGCGATGATTGCGGCGGTTCTTTTAGCAACAGTATATATGGCTTTAGCTTGGATGGGGGCGGTCACACCAAGTAGTCACACGATTAAAAATGGCACCGCAATTTTAACCTTGCAATCCACACAAGTATTTGGAATGTTTGGCTATTATTTATTTGCATTGATTGTTGTTTTGGCTTGTTTAACGACATGCGTTGGGTTAATTACAGCATGTGCGTCATTTACTTTGCACTATATTCCAAAATTAGGGTATCGTCGACTCGTCTTGATTTTTTCAATGTTAGGATTAGTATTTACAACATTCGGACTAAATATGATTTTGAGTATTGCTGAACCGATTCTATTATTTATCTACCCGATTGCCATCGTCCTTGTATTGGTGTCACTCATTAATATGATTTTTACGTATCGATTGAGATGGGCTTACATCCTTCCGACAATGGTAACGATGCTTTTATCCATCATACAAGTCGCTCTAACCTTTAAAATAGAGATCCCATGGTTCACTTCGCTATATGAACAAATACCATTAGCGTCGGCACAACTCGGCTGGCTCATTCCATTTTTAATATGTATGATTCTCGGCTTGATGATTGATTTTACATTACAAAAGCGACGCTTACCCACTGTATAATCACATTAAAAAAACGGATTGGCGTTTCCCAATCCGTTTTTTTATGAGAGTAAGTCTTTTAATATGATTGCTTGGTTGTGTTTTGTATCTTTAGCGCCGTATAACAAAATAACATCGTCGTCACTGTCATTAACAATGGCTTTTAATTGATCAAACGCCTCTTTTTGTGCTTGGTTTTCTTTGAGTTCCTGTTGATATTTGGATTTAAATGTTTCAAATTTTTCGGCGTCATGATTAAACCATTTTCTTAATGCTTGAGAAGGACCAATTTCCTTAAGCCAATGATCTAAATGCGCATCTGATTTGGAAATCCCTCTCGGCCATACGCGGTCGACTAAAATACGTTGTCCTTGTGATTGCTTTTCACTATAAATACGTTCAGTGTGAATCTTCATAGGTCCACCTCCTTTGTAGGACTATTCCCTAGAACGTTTGAACTAATGCAAAAGGTGACACATCAAAGTGCAGGATCGATATGACAAATTTATGACACCTTCTATGTGAAAAGGGTTCTACCATATCTCTTGAAGGAGGGATTGTGCTAAAATAGGTTTATCATAAAATTATGTGGAGGTGTGCCATATAATGAATTTCATTATAGGTATATTGGTTGTACTCATGGTGATTGCTTGGATTATGGCCATTCGTGCGGGTAAAAAAGAAGGAGAAGCGGCGAAAAAGCAATTGAACTTATGGGTGATGATTGGTGCGGTATTAACAGCTTTATCATTCTGTTTAATGTTTATCGTCTCTCAAAATACGTAAAAGACGTATAGATATAGTGGGGAGATAAAAATAGGGATTAATCATTAATTCACTAAGACTATACGACATTCATAGTTAGATTTTTATTGCTAAACATACTATAATGAATTTGTAAATAAATAAGGCAACGTGCTGTCACACGTTGCCTGTAAGCCCGTTAAAAAGACGGTAGCTGTTTTGATTGTTATAAAATAACCATTAACCGCCTAAAGTTAGATGGTTATTTTTTTGGTTTTGATGACTGATTAAGACTAAACTGATGATGGTTAATAAAACCCAATCATCATGTGTTATCCAACCGTTAAACATATAAAACCCAACGTTATGTAGTCATTCCCTCTCACTTTTCTTTTTTATTATGCATTCAATGGAGCCTCTTTTTTAAAATTTCATTAAATATTTCAAAAAATGCTAAAAAATTATATAAAATAGGAAAATGTGAATGTTAAATACGGGATGGTGACATATGTTTTTCTTTAATACACTCATTATTTTAATTTTATTTTTAGTTATTGGTTATCTTGTCGGGCATGAAGAAGGGAAATTAGTCTTTTTGAAGGCGATTGCGATTGGAGCGTTACTTGTATTTCTCAGTTATATTACGATACTTATAGGGTCCTTTATCGTTTGGTTTCCAACGGTGCTTTTTTTTGGATTTTCGGAGAGTCTGTTTCAAATCGGCCTTATGACGATGTTATTAAGTGGCATTATTCAATATATCTTTTTAAAATTTATGAGCCGTAAAATTATGATTAGTGATACGCTCATTACGATCCTTGAATATTTTATTCAATGGCTTTTAATATATTTCACGTTGTATCAATTTATTGCCAACCAACTGAAAGGGCTCTCAGATATTGATGTTCACCAATTATTTTCGAATATTTTATCGATGGATAGCATCAATATTTTCATTTTGCCATCGTTACTTGTGAGCTGGATCTCAATCTCTATGGTAAGAATGAGTCGTAAACAATATCAAAATAGCAAGAAAAATGAGTCTTAAAATGTAACATTCGCGTTGCATTTTAAGCTTTTTTTATTTCAAAATGAAAAATCATATTGTTTATAAAATGATTTGATGCTACACTCTAATTGATAATGATTTTCATTATCATCGATGTAAGGTTGAAAAGGAGACAGAATGATGCGTTATTTAATGAATGGTTATGTGTTATTAGCGCTTCTAACAATCCTTACTGTGTGTTCTTTATTTATTGGCGTGAGTAGTGTGCCCATTACAGCGCTCTTTCATCTCAATGAAAACCAACTGAATGTGTTATTTGCAAGTCGAATCCCGAGGACCGTCAGTATTTTAATTGCTGGGAGCACGCTCGCTTTAGCTGGACTGATTATGCAACAAATGATGCAAAATAAATTTGTAAGTCCAACGACGGCAGGCACGATGGAATGGGCGAAATTAGGTATTTTGATTTCATTAATTTTCTTTCCCGCAGAGCATATTCTGCTCAAGTTATTATTTGCTGTTTTATTAAGTGTGGCGGGAACGTTTCTGTTTGTTCAAATGGTGCACCGTATCCGTTTTAAAGATGTCATTTTTGTGCCACTCATTGGCATTATGTTAGGGGGCATTGTTTCGAGTTTTACGACGTTTATCGCGTTAAAAACGAATGCCGTCCAAAGTTTAGGCAACTGGATGACGGGGAACTTTGCAGTGATTACGAGCGGACGGTACGAGGTCTTATATCTCAGCATCCCTTTACTCATCCTGACCTATGTTTTTGCCAATCAATTTACAATTGCAGGCATGGGACGTGATTTTAGTAAAAATCTCGGTGTAAACTATGATGTCATTATGAATATCGGTTTATTTATCACCGCAACGATTACCGCATTGGTTGTCGTGACGGTTGGAACACTTCCCTTCCTTGGTCTCATCGTTCCGAATATTGTTTCAATGTTTAAGGGAGATCATCTTAAAAATGCACTTCCTCATACGGCCATGTTAGGCGCTATGTTTGTGACGTTTTCTGATATCGTGGGCCGTGTCGTCGTTTATCCGTACGAAATTAATATTGGACTGACCATTGGCATATTTGGCACAGTGATTTTTATTTTAATGCTGATGAAAGGACGTCGACATTATGCACAATAAGCCCTTAAAAAAACTCGTCATTTTAATGAGCGTGACTTTAATATTAGGTGCCCTGTATTTATTTGTAGGACTGGATTTTGAGATTTTTGAATATCAATTTAACAGTCGATTACGAAAACTGTGCCTCATGTTGCTTGTAGGTGCCGCCGTTGCAGCGTCGACTGTCATATTTCAAGCGATTACGGTCAACCGTTTGTTAACACCTTCAATTATGGGACTAGATGCCGTTTATTTATTTAGTAAAGTTCTCATTCTCTTTCTTTTTGGCACGAGCTCCATTTTCATTACCAATTTTTATCTTAACTTTACAGTCACACTTGTGGTGATGGTTATTTTTGCATTGGTATTGTTTGAAGGGATTTTCAAATACGGTCAATTTTCGGTCTACTTTATTTTATTGA
It contains:
- a CDS encoding urease subunit beta, whose protein sequence is MKPGEIIVQSTEIMINEGRENTKIKVKNSGDRPIQVGSHYHFFEANPALDFDREQAYGKHLDIPAGAAVRFEPGDEKEIRLVRYAGDQKIYGFHGEVDGPLDQSRITEPNMKEGSEVK
- the dcd gene encoding dCTP deaminase, with translation MILSDNDIKAYIQSGALKVTPFYTSHVEPASIDLTLADHFLKPIHPKNGTQKLSEPIQYEDVYQESVVVPAHGFILATTAEYLALPDNLTGFVEGRSSIGRAGLFIQNAGWIDPGFEGAITLELYNANDFPLEIEKGQRICQIVLAETKTTPNHIYAGKYQGQATTTGSRVFRDWMKDGDY
- a CDS encoding DUF2231 domain-containing protein, with the translated sequence MPLHPLLVHFPIALLTFATFLALLAVILKKKDLSFSLALLLIVGMVTGAISYLLGDSGEAYAMQHFNPQHVESLVHLHETFAMLALIVYGLATVIQLGGMWFKNYATYSKWGVLILTIIGFGLLIITGHLGASITYGN
- the ureC gene encoding urease subunit alpha, with product MSFKMTESQYTSLYGPTVGDSIRLGDTNLFAKVEKDYANYGDEVAFGGGKSIRDGMGQNPNATRDDKRVADLVITNAVIIDHDKVVKGDIGVKNGYIMKIGKAGNPDIMDDVDIIIGASTEIIAAEGNIITAGGIDTHVHFINPEQAEIALESGITTQIGGGTGATEGTKATTVTPGPWHIHRMLQAAEALPINIGFTGKGQAVNPTALIEQIHAGVIGLKVHEDWGATPSALRHALEVADEYDIQIALHADTLNEAGFMEDTMKAIGDKVLHMYHTEGAGGGHAPDLIKAASYPNILPSSTNPTLPYTHNTVDEHLDMVMITHHLNASIPEDVAFADSRIRKETIAAEDVLQDMGVFSMVSSDSQAMGRVGEVITRTWQVAHRMKEQRGPLEGDGEYNDNNRIRRYIAKYTINPAITHGISDYVGSIDEGKLADLVMWDPRFFGVKPALVVKGGLINVAINGDANGSIPTSEPIKYRPMYGQYGGNIQSTSLTFVSQAAYQDGIRRTLDLKRHVRPVKNIRNLSKKDMVNNDALPKLDVDPETYEVFVDGEKITSEAATELPLTQRYFLF
- a CDS encoding urease subunit gamma, coding for MNFTQREQDKLMIVVAADLARRRKERGLKLNHPEAVALISYEILEGARDGKSVAELMSYGREILSKEDVMEGVESMVTDIEIEATFPDGTKLVTIHHPIV
- a CDS encoding cation diffusion facilitator family transporter, which translates into the protein MARNYYFHHVEHRKSQKSSKKTLWASLIITLFFTIVEFAGGIISNSLALLSDSFHMLSDVVALGLSMVAIYFANRKPTARFTFGYLRFEIIAAFLNGLALALISLWIFYEAIVRIIYPKPVESGLMLVIATIGLIVNIILTLILMRSLKNENNINIQSALWHFLGDLLNSVGVIVAVVLIYFTGIQLIDPILSIVIAVVILRGGYKIMRNAVLILMESVPEHLDTDEIMDDMKQVDQILDVHEFHLWSITTEHYSLSAHVVLDSKNGKDAYETINKLDRLLKEKYGLAHTTLQIEHLEVNHLDEAYFEEIK
- the yut gene encoding urea transporter, with protein sequence MPLSLQTFLKNISQVVLLENVWTGLLILIALWIGDWKVGLAAMIGSLLSLLTAPWFGYTKEEIHSGLAGFNSVLVAIALSIFMIMTWQTLIVSLLAVLLAMPFAKAMQSVLKHIGLPELTMPFVVVTWIVLLMNSQFGFLKSTVKLLPLKHVNAIDLTQPLHPIAAFFNGISQIFLVENVISGILIIVAFFVASRWAGVFVVIANALSLVFVYLLGSDIMSLNHGLFGYNLILGVLALAVTFRQLTFWNRYLMFVLVIVMTPMFYGAIATLFEPFGLPILTLPFVLVTWLLLLAGRNKPEAKHNATQNTEHS
- a CDS encoding DUF554 domain-containing protein; translated protein: MFGTFYNVIMIVIGSLIGAMLKKGLQEAYHTILMQAMGLVAIGLGINAIVQHLPKSDFPILFIVSLAIGSVIGQMLQLEQRFQIGVARFSKGNLAEGLATAVLLYCIGALSILGPVEAALHGDYTYLLANGTLDGITSIVLASTFGIGIAFSAIAVFLWQGGIYVVALFMKTSLSLSLMNEIQIIGGILILATGLNILGMVKIKTMNMLPALVIPLVFFMLLNLF